Proteins from one Candidatus Omnitrophota bacterium genomic window:
- a CDS encoding TldD/PmbA family protein, which translates to MTSGPKMVKSFLNDRCDFRDIFFQASKTAGIFFTLSKVKHSETGAVKGAGFRKVTGDFSHLQNCEITPELTDELVSHGIDIGLREPEADFDNEKIKLFLRELDGSLRERGKLCVKNIDIAFGVSDSAFGIFNGRKTLLNDRYRMKFFISVITARGDKKETFSSSVIAVEPKSSDFLDDCVKKSNVALETAIALLEAESAPTGRMPVLIKNEAGGTLIHEAIGHSLEADAVRQGISPVYAGAVGKKIASGAVTIIDDPTIPGKNGSYLFDDEGVQASRSVLIEKGILKTYLMDRKEARFLKTESNGHGRRASFKDKPIPRMGITYLAGGDYDFNDLLKKAGKGILVKKMGGGQVNPANGDFVFEVTEGYLIEGGSIGPLIRRATLAGNGPEILRNIQCVGGAVGWDNGTCGKDGQGAPVSDGMPDTLLPEVVVGGE; encoded by the coding sequence ATGACAAGCGGGCCCAAAATGGTAAAATCTTTTTTAAATGACAGATGCGATTTCCGTGATATTTTTTTCCAGGCGTCAAAGACTGCCGGAATATTTTTCACTCTTTCAAAAGTCAAGCACAGCGAAACCGGCGCCGTTAAAGGAGCCGGTTTCAGAAAAGTCACCGGGGATTTTTCGCATTTGCAGAACTGCGAGATCACGCCGGAGCTGACAGACGAGCTGGTGTCTCACGGGATAGATATAGGCCTGCGGGAACCCGAAGCTGATTTTGATAATGAAAAAATAAAGCTCTTCCTGCGGGAGCTGGACGGCTCACTCAGAGAGCGCGGAAAGCTCTGCGTGAAAAACATAGACATCGCTTTCGGGGTGAGCGACTCGGCCTTCGGGATCTTCAACGGCCGAAAAACACTGCTGAACGACAGGTACCGCATGAAATTCTTCATCTCCGTGATCACCGCCCGCGGAGACAAAAAGGAAACTTTTTCTTCCAGCGTTATAGCTGTCGAGCCGAAATCCAGCGATTTTCTTGACGATTGCGTCAAAAAGAGCAATGTCGCGCTGGAGACGGCTATTGCCCTTCTTGAGGCGGAAAGCGCACCCACGGGCCGGATGCCGGTTTTGATAAAAAACGAAGCCGGCGGCACTCTTATTCACGAGGCGATCGGCCATTCTCTTGAAGCCGACGCCGTCAGGCAGGGGATCTCTCCCGTTTACGCCGGCGCCGTCGGGAAAAAAATAGCGTCTGGCGCCGTGACCATTATAGACGACCCCACCATCCCGGGGAAAAACGGATCCTATCTGTTTGATGATGAAGGGGTCCAGGCCTCCCGTAGCGTTCTTATAGAAAAAGGCATCCTGAAAACATATCTTATGGACAGAAAAGAGGCGCGGTTCCTGAAAACGGAATCAAACGGCCACGGGCGGCGGGCGTCTTTCAAGGATAAGCCCATCCCGCGCATGGGAATCACTTATCTGGCGGGAGGCGACTATGATTTCAACGATCTGCTGAAAAAAGCCGGCAAAGGTATTCTCGTTAAAAAAATGGGCGGAGGCCAGGTGAACCCGGCCAACGGTGATTTCGTTTTTGAGGTCACGGAGGGCTATCTGATCGAAGGCGGAAGCATCGGGCCGCTTATAAGGAGAGCCACTCTTGCCGGAAACGGCCCGGAAATACTTAGAAACATTCAGTGTGTCGGGGGAGCTGTGGGCTGGGATAACGGCACCTGCGGAAAAGACGGCCAGGGTGCCCCCGTTTCCGACGGGATGCCGGACACCCTGCTTCCTGAGGTTGTGGTAGGCGGCGAATAA
- the mltG gene encoding endolytic transglycosylase MltG translates to MIPRAATLLLLSALWLSSGWEQSVFVRIPQGISAAALSEQLAGDGVLYRKRLFLGAVKILKLDRQLRYGTYMFYRNSPVFNAIAELNKGIGILIKVTIPEGFRAGQIAERLEAEGIAEAFEFAEYAKKNKLEGYLFPETYYLPPGDCPKRICGIFKSQFDKIVSELNLSDKAAASGLTPHQALILASIIEKEAGGDDEKFLISGIFHNRLKKRMRLESCSTVRYALNKWQKPLSIEDTLFESPFNTYRHRGLPPAPICNPGKMSLAAAVEPDDTELLFFVLDADGKHNFSKYFEQHRKKKYEKKRKK, encoded by the coding sequence ATGATCCCGCGCGCGGCCACACTCCTCCTGCTTTCCGCGCTTTGGCTGAGCTCGGGATGGGAACAGAGCGTTTTTGTAAGAATCCCCCAGGGCATTTCGGCGGCGGCTTTATCCGAACAACTGGCGGGTGATGGCGTGCTTTACAGAAAACGGCTTTTCCTGGGAGCTGTTAAAATTTTAAAACTGGACAGGCAGCTGCGATACGGCACCTATATGTTTTACCGGAACTCCCCTGTCTTCAATGCGATAGCGGAGTTGAACAAAGGGATCGGTATCCTCATTAAGGTGACGATCCCCGAGGGATTTCGCGCCGGGCAGATTGCCGAGCGCCTTGAAGCCGAAGGCATCGCCGAAGCCTTTGAATTCGCGGAATACGCCAAAAAAAACAAACTAGAGGGCTATCTTTTCCCGGAAACATATTATTTACCTCCGGGGGATTGCCCCAAACGCATCTGCGGTATTTTCAAATCGCAGTTTGATAAAATAGTTTCAGAATTGAATTTATCCGATAAAGCCGCCGCCTCGGGCCTGACACCGCATCAGGCGCTGATTTTGGCCAGCATTATAGAAAAAGAAGCCGGGGGCGATGATGAAAAATTTTTAATATCCGGTATTTTCCATAACCGCCTGAAAAAAAGGATGAGGCTCGAGTCATGTTCCACCGTGCGTTACGCTTTAAACAAATGGCAAAAACCTCTCAGTATAGAAGACACCTTGTTTGAATCCCCCTTCAACACCTACCGGCACAGAGGCCTTCCGCCGGCGCCGATATGCAATCCGGGAAAAATGTCCCTTGCGGCGGCCGTGGAACCGGATGATACAGAGTTGCTGTTTTTTGTGCTGGACGCCGACGGCAAACATAATTTTTCGAAATATTTTGAGCAGCACAGAAAGAAAAAATACGAGAAAAAGAGGAAAAAATGA
- a CDS encoding polysaccharide deacetylase family protein, giving the protein MKFRHQQNKLLFVFLLLSANAAAGAKIALTFDDGPHPYYTKKILEILDSYSVKGTFFLVGKQAEKYPHLVRAIRDAGSEIGNHTYTHPRLIYLAAEDIRKEVGSTTRLLENITGEKIKYFRPPGGRYYFDTLENMHGLEIILWTINTDDIYKPAQKIYEEAVGAEDGDIILMHSGTAQTITALPRILSYFSRNGITALSISELQSRKSAECFE; this is encoded by the coding sequence TTGAAATTTCGCCATCAACAAAATAAATTGTTGTTTGTTTTTCTGCTGCTTTCCGCAAACGCCGCAGCCGGAGCGAAAATCGCGCTCACCTTTGACGACGGCCCGCATCCGTATTACACAAAAAAAATTCTTGAGATACTCGACAGTTATTCCGTGAAAGGTACATTTTTCCTCGTCGGGAAACAGGCGGAGAAATACCCTCACCTCGTGCGGGCCATTCGGGATGCCGGAAGCGAGATAGGAAATCACACTTACACTCACCCGCGCCTTATTTATCTGGCCGCGGAGGACATAAGAAAAGAAGTGGGATCAACCACGAGACTTTTGGAGAATATAACCGGAGAAAAGATCAAGTATTTCCGGCCGCCCGGGGGCAGATATTATTTTGACACGCTTGAGAACATGCACGGCCTTGAGATCATTCTCTGGACGATCAACACGGACGATATCTACAAGCCTGCCCAGAAAATCTATGAAGAAGCCGTGGGCGCTGAAGACGGGGACATCATTCTTATGCACAGCGGTACAGCCCAGACCATCACGGCGCTCCCGCGTATACTAAGTTACTTCAGCAGAAACGGTATCACGGCTCTATCCATCAGCGAATTGCAGAGCCGTAAAAGCGCGGAGTGTTTTGAATGA
- the rfaE2 gene encoding D-glycero-beta-D-manno-heptose 1-phosphate adenylyltransferase: MICKLSAAAELARRGRAGGKKVVFTNGCFDIIHSGHIKLLNEAKSFGDILIVGLNESSSVRAIKPGRPVNSFTERAAVLNALKSVDAVFGFKEKTPLRVIKKIKPDVLVKGGDWRAPEIIGSPFVRSYGGKVKTVKLRKNRSTTALINKIREL; the protein is encoded by the coding sequence ATGATATGTAAACTTTCCGCGGCGGCGGAATTGGCCCGGCGCGGCCGAGCGGGCGGTAAAAAAGTCGTGTTCACAAACGGCTGTTTTGACATAATTCATTCAGGGCATATAAAACTTCTGAATGAAGCAAAATCTTTCGGCGACATTCTTATTGTAGGCCTGAACGAGTCCTCTTCGGTGCGGGCCATAAAACCCGGCCGGCCTGTGAACAGCTTTACCGAGCGGGCCGCGGTGCTGAACGCCCTGAAATCCGTTGACGCCGTTTTCGGTTTTAAAGAAAAAACCCCGCTGCGGGTCATAAAAAAAATAAAGCCTGACGTTCTTGTAAAAGGCGGAGACTGGAGAGCGCCGGAGATTATCGGCTCGCCCTTTGTCAGATCTTACGGCGGCAAAGTCAAAACAGTAAAACTCAGAAAAAACCGCTCCACGACCGCTCTAATCAACAAAATCAGGGAACTGTGA
- a CDS encoding SIS domain-containing protein — protein MIMLSDNIAELTQLLGRLNECSPDIAKAVKIIKSVLKKKGRILIFGNGGSAADANHFAAELVGRFEKDRKALPAISLNTDTSILTAVGNDLGYKNIFSRQIQALGSVRDAVIAITTSGKSNNIIEACRSARKKKIKIIALTGKTGLRAGGPADVTIAVPSRKTARIQEAHALILHTICGLLENDM, from the coding sequence ATGATAATGCTTTCCGATAACATAGCGGAACTGACGCAACTCCTGGGCAGATTAAACGAATGTTCCCCGGATATAGCAAAAGCCGTTAAAATAATCAAAAGCGTCCTGAAAAAAAAGGGTAGGATCCTGATATTCGGAAACGGCGGATCAGCCGCGGACGCGAATCATTTCGCCGCGGAACTCGTGGGCCGTTTTGAAAAAGACAGAAAGGCCCTTCCCGCGATATCCCTTAACACCGACACCTCTATCCTGACAGCGGTAGGTAATGACCTCGGATACAAAAATATTTTTTCCCGGCAGATACAGGCCCTCGGATCCGTTCGGGATGCTGTTATCGCAATTACAACGAGCGGTAAATCCAACAACATCATCGAGGCCTGCCGGAGCGCGAGAAAGAAAAAAATCAAAATCATCGCGTTAACCGGCAAAACCGGATTGCGCGCGGGGGGCCCCGCGGATGTCACCATAGCCGTGCCCTCCCGGAAAACGGCCAGAATACAGGAAGCCCACGCTCTGATTTTACACACGATCTGCGGGCTTTTGGAAAATGATATGTAA
- the accC gene encoding acetyl-CoA carboxylase biotin carboxylase subunit, producing MFKKVLVANRGEIALRIIRALREMSVKSVAVCSEADKNNFYCSLADDCICIGPAAAASSYLNVSQIISAALVKKCDAVHPGYGFLAENPHFAEICASYGLSFIGPSAETIALAGQKAEIIDLVKRKKIPVVPGSKGIVANAAEAKKIAAAIKYPVIIKATAGGGGKGMRIVRGEKDIEQAFELAGAEAKNAFSNAGLYVEKYIESPRHIEIQIAADKKGRVLYFPERDCSIQRNHQKVLEEGPSPQINAKLRKKLGETACRVAKLINYTTVGTVEFLVSKNDFYFMEMNARIQVEHPVTELVSDIDLVKMQIALAAGQDLPLGQDDVKEICHAVECRINSEDENYMPSAGKIEKLILPGGPGVRVDTAMTNGSEISPFYDSMIAKIITYGRDRAEAIERMKRALMELKIEGVTTNIALHQKILQDENFIKGCYTTDFIGNMK from the coding sequence ATGTTTAAAAAAGTACTCGTCGCCAACAGGGGCGAGATCGCCCTGCGGATCATAAGGGCGCTGAGAGAAATGTCTGTTAAATCCGTTGCCGTGTGCTCGGAAGCGGATAAGAACAATTTTTACTGCAGCCTGGCGGATGATTGCATCTGTATAGGCCCCGCGGCGGCGGCTTCAAGTTATCTGAATGTTTCGCAGATAATAAGCGCGGCCCTTGTCAAAAAATGCGACGCCGTCCATCCGGGATACGGATTTCTCGCCGAAAACCCTCATTTCGCCGAGATTTGCGCCTCTTACGGCCTGAGCTTCATAGGCCCCTCGGCGGAAACGATCGCGCTGGCCGGGCAGAAAGCAGAGATCATAGACCTTGTTAAACGGAAAAAAATACCCGTTGTGCCGGGCTCAAAAGGCATAGTGGCCAACGCCGCGGAAGCGAAAAAGATCGCCGCGGCCATCAAATACCCGGTTATAATAAAGGCCACCGCCGGCGGCGGCGGAAAAGGCATGAGGATCGTCCGCGGCGAGAAAGATATAGAGCAGGCCTTTGAACTCGCCGGAGCCGAAGCGAAAAACGCTTTCTCAAACGCAGGGCTTTATGTTGAGAAATACATAGAGTCACCGCGCCATATAGAGATACAGATCGCCGCCGACAAAAAAGGCAGAGTGCTCTACTTCCCCGAGAGGGACTGCTCAATACAGAGAAACCACCAGAAAGTCCTTGAAGAGGGCCCTTCGCCGCAGATAAACGCGAAACTGAGAAAAAAACTCGGTGAGACAGCCTGCCGCGTGGCAAAACTGATCAATTACACCACCGTGGGTACTGTCGAATTCCTTGTTTCAAAAAACGATTTTTATTTCATGGAGATGAACGCCAGAATACAGGTCGAACATCCCGTGACCGAACTTGTATCCGACATTGATCTGGTAAAAATGCAGATCGCTCTCGCCGCGGGCCAAGACCTGCCCCTCGGCCAGGATGACGTAAAAGAGATATGCCATGCCGTGGAGTGCAGGATCAACTCCGAAGACGAAAATTATATGCCGTCGGCGGGAAAAATAGAAAAGCTCATCCTGCCGGGCGGCCCGGGGGTACGCGTGGACACGGCGATGACCAACGGTTCGGAAATATCGCCGTTCTATGATTCCATGATAGCCAAAATCATCACTTACGGCCGCGACAGGGCAGAAGCCATAGAGAGAATGAAGCGCGCGCTGATGGAACTCAAAATAGAAGGCGTGACGACAAATATAGCGCTTCATCAGAAAATCCTCCAGGACGAAAATTTTATAAAAGGCTGCTACACAACGGATTTCATAGGGAACATGAAATGA